The genomic region AGCCACGTTACAACTACATGGTGGTGTTCTGAAGTTTTTCTTGATGTCCTCTTTCAGTGCTTTAGCAGAGGGAATTCGAATACCAAAGAAGCCAATATAGAGTATAGATGAAGCTTGTACAATTGCGTGCGTCAGCGCCTTCAATTCCTTGGCACTCATGCTATTGTGCCTCACCATATTTTGATTATATTGCACAACACTAGATACCTCCATGGCATTTCTCTCTTTCCTAGTAGCTACAACACCATTGGCCACATCATCGGGTAGGGGTGCATGGTGACCAACGGCCATAGATGTGCAGAGGACAGTCCGATGAGACGCACGGGTGCTGCCAGGAAGGGAGCCACAGCATCTGCTGCCGTGGAGGTCGGTCGCGCCAGGCGGTAGCGCAAAGGGTCACCGGTGACGCGGGGGAGGCGGCGGGGATCGGGATGTTTCGGCAGAGGCGCATGGTGGTAAGGCAGCAGCGGAATGACGTGGAAGGATGCTTGCGCGCGGGATCCATGGCGCCCATGAGCTGCGAATGGATGTGTGCGTGCGGTATCCACGATGGCCGGATCCGCCTGCTGCTGGTTGGTGCGCCGCATCACTTGTCGCCCTGCAGTGCACAGAGAAAGTTTCAGACATGCGCATTAGTGTTTGAAGTGCCAGAAATTCAGAACAAATCTTCAAGTTCACTTCAACAACTGAACACTTGAACATCAAACAAGACAAATGCGTGCGTGGTGGAGTCAGCCGCCTTGGTACAGCCGGTCCAACCACTGATCCGTTCGAAGTTCACACCGGGCCTAACCTGCAATAGAACACAAAGAAAATCAGAGTTGCATGAACTTGGACGAGAGAGGAGCACATGGAGTTGTAGCTCTCGTCGGCGCGGCGGGGCGTCGAAACCAGTGGAGTGGACTGGACGAGGAGCGCCCTAGGAGGTGGGAGGTGGCGTCCACCGGCAAGGTTTGCTGGGAGATGGGGGATCCCAGTCAAGTGCAGCTGAGCCAGGGGACGCGGTCGCCGGCTGCGATGGATGGTGGAGGTCAGGCGGTGGGAGAGTGGTGGGgttggagggcggcggcggggggcgatCTAAGGCGCACCTGGGGGACGGCGGCGAGAGGTGCATCGGAGCTGGGAGGGCCGTCGGCGGTGGCGTCCGAGGATGCAGAGCTGCGGCGAGAAGCGCGTCGGGGCGGGAGGGCCGTCGGCGGTGCCGTCCGGGGATGGATAGCGGCGGCGAGAGGCCCATCGGGGGGGCTGCGGCGGGAGGCGCGTCGGTCTGGGAGGGTCGTCGGCGGGGGCATTCGGGGATGGCGCGCTGCGGCGCGGGGAGGGGGTGTGGGTTTCTGGGGTGGGCGCGCGGTGGCGGGATCCGAGGGCGGTGGCGGGATGAGGTGCTCGGGGGAGGAGAGCTGGAGAGGCAGGAGGAtggttattttctttttttttatcgTGGGCTCGGTTCAGATTCTCAAATTCGTGAACATCTCCTCGACCCTCTATATATAAGGTCCTGTgaccaaatagttattctaattttgggattaaaatagtgctatcttatatatatatatagggtcggtCTATTCTGCTAACACCCTTAAGGCCTCCTTTAGTTTGTAGAAAtttcataggaattttataggatagGATTTGTAAAGGAAAAATTTCTTTGAAGCCCTTTAGTTTGTAGGAATGAATTTATATTTccatgtaggataggaatcaatccttcatatTTTGGAGGAAAAAACATTAACCTAGACTTAATGGAAAAATTTATATCCTATACATCAAATGatatctctttctctataggaattaaGATGCATGTAATctcattttctatgatttttttatttCTATAAAATTTCTATCCTATCAACCAAAGAAGACCTAAGAGTCTTCTGCTAACACCtcgtcttattctgctaacactaatCCTCGACCCAGCTCACCTTCTTCCCCGCGTCACACCCCAATCCCTATCCACCTTCTTCCCCGCGTCACTCCCTCGATCCCCTTCCACCTTCTTCCCCGCGTCACTCCCTCGATCCCCTTCCACCTTCTTCCCCCGATCCCACCCCCGCCACCCCCTACCCCAACCACCCCGGCACCGCACCATCTCCTCCCCGGTGCCACTGCACCACCTCTCTTCCCGCGCCGCGGCACCAccccctccccgcgccgccgcaccctCTCCAACCACCTTCCTCCTCGGCCCACCTACCCCCGCATCGGCCAGCCGCCGGATCCGCCCCGTCGTCGTCCTCCCGCGGCTGTCCAACGTCAGATCCGCTCGTAGCCGTCCTGGGGGCGCGTCATGGGCGGCCGGCTTGAAGGATTGGATGGGTCCGGTGAGCTCGAGGGTCGCCGCGACCAACCCCTCCgcgttcctccacctcctccctcccaatcTACCATACAGCTGTGTATCATACCAACTCCCACTGAGATTCTTCCCAGACTTTCACGCCCGCGCCGCACGCCTCTTCCACTACCGTCGGCATTGCGCTTGTCATCCCCTTCCGCGACCCTCATGATGGGCTGCATGCGTGCTGTAGGGGTCCCACGGCCGTGTAATTCGCGTGCGAGTGTGAGCTCCTTCCTCCCAGACGAGCATCAGCCTTCAAGGATTGGCCACCGCCCCTCGTCTGTCCACAACCAGTGTTTGGAGCTACCGGTGCTCCACCCCTGCCCAGATCGAAGGCGCGCGCCGATTCTGGCCACCCTGCCCCTCCGCCACTGGACGGGTCCTGGCCGCACGACTCTTGTGGTtcacttttgttttgttttttctgttGAAAATATTCTGTGCGCGGGCGAGGGATGGCTCCGgggctcctccgacgtcctccgGTGGCGAATGTTGATGTCCCTACCCTCTCTTCTGCTAACCTGATTCCCTCCGCGTCCTCTGTTGTGTAGGTCTAGCAGCACTCCCGTCATCGATGCAGCTCACTTCGTTCGTACAGGTGTTT from Triticum aestivum cultivar Chinese Spring chromosome 4A, IWGSC CS RefSeq v2.1, whole genome shotgun sequence harbors:
- the LOC123081967 gene encoding uncharacterized protein, translated to MPPPTTLPDRRASRRSPPDGPLAAAIHPRTAPPTALPPRRASRRSSASSDATADGPPSSDAPLAAVPQVRPGVNFERISGWTGCTKAADSTTHAFVLFDVQVFSC